The segment GGACGGTTTTCCGTTTTCACGGCGGTTGGTCTCTTCCCCGCAGCAGTAATGGGTGTCGATATCGATGCGCTTTTACAGGGCGCAGCGGATATGACCGAGCGCTTCCGCACGGCCCCCATCGGTGAAAATCCCGTGCTCGATTACACGGGCGTCTGTCATCTACTCGAAAAGAACAAAGGTCTGTCGACCCGCATTCTTTCCACTTGGGGTTCTCGGCTGGAAGCTTTCGGTCTCTGGTACGATCAACTGTTGGCCGAGAGTATTGGCAAAGAAGAAAAAGGGGCCTTGCCGTTAACCGTCGTGAACACTCGCGACTTGCACAGTCGCGGACAGCAGCATCAGGAAGGGGTTCGTGATAAATTAATTACGAATGTGATTGTGGAAGAACCCTCCACGGCACCTGTTTCTGTACCGCAGGTGGGCGAAGATCGCGATCAGGATCAGCTGAATCGACTGCAGGGTAAAGCGATGCCGGAACTGATGGACGCAGCGATCAAAGGGACCAACAAAGCTTACGCCGAAGTGAATCGTCCCACCGCTGATCTGGTCTTTCCGAAGCTCGACGCTTATGCACTCGGCCAGGCACTGCAAATGATGATGTTGGCGACTGTCGTCGAAGGGCGGCTGATTGGCATTAATCCCTACGGGCAACCGGGCGTGGAAGCCTACAAACAGAACATGGGCGAAATTCTGTACGGCAAATAATCCGGCTCTCGTTTGTCTGATTGCTTCTTAACCCGTCATATGAGATCCAAATAAAGAGTGACATCATGAGTGTTCAAATTGAATTCCTGGGGCACAGTACGTTTGAAATTCGGTCAGGAGAACACCGAATTTTAATCGACCCCTTCTTAACCGGTAATCCGCAAGCGAAGAAGACAGCGGAAGAGATGAATCCGACCGTCATCGTAATAACGCATGGTCATGGAGATCATGTCGGTGACACGGTGGAAATTGCCAAACGAACCGGTGCACTGGTGATCGCGAATTATGAGATTGCCGAATGGCTCACTGCTCAAGGCGTCAAAAACGTGCATGCTCAACATCAGGGAGGCGGCTTCCAGCATCCTTTCGGATACTTGAAACTGACGGTCGCACATCACGGTTCCATGTTGCCCGATGGCTCAAACGGCGGAAGTCCATGTGGTTTGTTATTCAAACTCCCCGGGAAAACAATCTATGTTGCTGGTGACACGGCACTCTTCTCCGACATGAAACTGATCGGCGAAGCGGAACTCGATCTGGCGATTCTGCCTATCGGCGATAACTTCACGATGGGACCAGATGATTCGTTACAGGCGATCCGGTTCCTTGATCCCAAACTCGTCATCCCCTGTCATTACAACACGTGGCCTCCTATCGAACAGAACCCGCACGACTGGGCGATCCGTGTTGGCGGCGAGACGGATGCCAAGGCGAAAGTGATGGAAGTGGGCGACGTGATTACTGTTTAATAGGTGCTCACGATTAAATACAGAGTTTCTGACAGGCGAAATCGGTTCTCAACCGGTTTCGCTTTTTTAGTCAATTATGAGAAAAGCCAATCGTTGAGATAGCCTCCCGTTCCGTATGCTAATAGAATAGCTTTTGTCGCACCTCACTTTCGATCCACGTTCAAGTTCTTTTTCAGGGAGACGACCATGTTCCATCTCTACCGTTGTTCCATGTGTGCGTTCGCTATGTTGTTTTTCATCGGATGCAGTACAGAGCCTGATACACCTACTACAACTGAATCTCAGGAATCGTCCGTCCAAACTGACCCTTTACCGGAAGTCGTAATTGAACCAGAAGAGATGCTGCCGGAGAAAGGCCCGGCTGCTGCTGTGGAACCCAGTTCAAAAGCACCAGTGAAAACGAGCGAGATGAAAACGGACGGCGACGTGATGACGCTGACCATTCCTGAATCGTCCGAAGAGATGCAGCCGTTGGGAGCAGGCATGCTCGTATCACTCAGCGAAGAGGGCGAATTGAAAGTGAACAACTGGGAAACTCGAGACGCAAAATTCTCTCCTGAACTGGAAGCTGAATACTTCCTGCTCTCCATCAATCGCGAATCGCCCGGTTATCTAACCAAAGGACATTTCACGCAACTGCCCGAAGAAGGTTCAGCAACATTAAAACTGGATAAAGGTTACTCCGAGTTCCTCGAAAACGCGCCGGTGATCGTATTCAATCCCAAAGCCGCGACGCCAGAGTTCATGAAGCAGTTTTCAGGAATGGTGCCGTTGAACGATCCCAATAAAGAAGACTCTGGTGATGCAGATCCAATTGAAGCCGCTCGAACCCAGGCACAGGTATCTCAGTCACGCAATAACTTGAAGCAGATTGGGTTGGCGTTTCACAATTACCATGACCTATACGGTTGCTTTCCTCCCGGCGTACTTTATGGTCCCGATGGGAAACCCTGGCACAGTTGGCGAACGCTGCTGCTTCCCTTCCTGGAACAACAGAATCTGTATGACACGTACGATATCACGCAGCCCTGGGATAGCGAAACGAACATGAAAGTTCTGGACGTTATAGTTCCGGTTTATTCGGATCCGTTACGTGGTGAAAACCCGGATAACTACACCCACTATATTTCCACTGTTGGTGAAAAAGGAGCCTTGAATGGGATTGAGTTCGATGGAACTAAAGAAGGCTTTGAAAAGGCATTATTCGAAGGAACCAAAATCCAGAATATGACCGACGGAACTTCGAATACGTTGCTAGTCGCTTCGGTCGCTTCGGAAGCGGAAATTCCCTGGACGAAACCACAGGACGTATTCGTGAATCCCAATGTGCCCGAATTAAACTCAAAAGATGGATTTTCGACGATCGACATCAATGGAACAGAACGACTGATCGCTCTCTTCTGCGATGGTTCTGTACGAGTGTTTGATGGCTATGAACTTGGCAAAGAACGCCTGGCGGCCTATGTCTCCGCGGGCGGTGGTGAGATTATTCAGGATGTTCCCAAAGATAAACATCCGGTGACCTATCTCACGATTACTGCCGATGGCGAAAACTCGACAGCCAGCTTTAAACGAGTTTGGGAATAATTCCTTTCAGCTACCTCTCTTCAATCAGGTTGTTTCCTATGCCTTCTTTTTTCGTTCGATTGGGTTTGCTGGTCCTGGTGATGTCCGTCGTCGGTTGTAGTTCTACGGAAGAAGATTTGGGGGACAGTCCAGCAGCCCGACCAAAAGTAACCACAAGTGAGCAGGTTGACAGCGGTCTGTTGCGTATTCCTCAGCAGGAGATGGGGGCAATCGGCGATGGAAAGGTGGGAGCGATTTCCGAGGAAGGGGAGGTCGTTCTCAGTAGCTGGGACAGTCATTCGTCCGAGATCAATCGCGAGTCGAACTACTTCATCATGTTTCGCCAGCGACAGGGTGACGAAGGGTACCTGACCACAGGGAAGTTCATACAGTTACCGGACGAGGGCGACGTGAAAATTAAGTTGAATCAGGGTTTGGATAAATTAACGACCGACCACGTCTTACTCGCCTTCCGTCCCGACAATGTTTCTAACGAATTTGTGGAACAGTTTCGGGCGACTATCCCGTTAAGTGATCCGACGCCTTCCGACGAACCCGTGTCGGACCAGACTCTGGACGAGGCTCGTATCGAAGCGGTGCTAATGCAGTCGAAAAAGAATCTCAGAGATATCGCCATCGCGATGCACACTTACTCCAATGAGCATGGTTGCTTCCCTCCGGGAGTGATCTATGGCCCCGATGGCAAACCATGGCACAGCTGGCGGACATTATTGCTGCCCTATTTAAACCAACAGACCGTTTATGATCTGTACGATGTGACTCAACCGTGGGACAGCCCGGC is part of the Polystyrenella longa genome and harbors:
- a CDS encoding glucose-6-phosphate isomerase; the protein is MSTPLEYKVEPAFSQIPAADWENLKPQLDAARQETLADVDLLTSGEKVPADKQPLDAGFIMLPTNLLEEQKSQGEQSLLGQIKAVAKGLQPMIDRFLVLGIGGSYMGMRALFEGLCHPYHNELSRSARGGIPRLYFAGNNIDNDETAGLLEVLQASSNNSPIENRWGMTVISKSGGTLETAVAFRLFRDALEKTYGAESKEVTELVVPITGESGKLRDLANATGYPAIFPIPDGVGGRFSVFTAVGLFPAAVMGVDIDALLQGAADMTERFRTAPIGENPVLDYTGVCHLLEKNKGLSTRILSTWGSRLEAFGLWYDQLLAESIGKEEKGALPLTVVNTRDLHSRGQQHQEGVRDKLITNVIVEEPSTAPVSVPQVGEDRDQDQLNRLQGKAMPELMDAAIKGTNKAYAEVNRPTADLVFPKLDAYALGQALQMMMLATVVEGRLIGINPYGQPGVEAYKQNMGEILYGK
- a CDS encoding metal-dependent hydrolase; this translates as MSVQIEFLGHSTFEIRSGEHRILIDPFLTGNPQAKKTAEEMNPTVIVITHGHGDHVGDTVEIAKRTGALVIANYEIAEWLTAQGVKNVHAQHQGGGFQHPFGYLKLTVAHHGSMLPDGSNGGSPCGLLFKLPGKTIYVAGDTALFSDMKLIGEAELDLAILPIGDNFTMGPDDSLQAIRFLDPKLVIPCHYNTWPPIEQNPHDWAIRVGGETDAKAKVMEVGDVITV
- a CDS encoding DUF1559 family PulG-like putative transporter; its protein translation is MFHLYRCSMCAFAMLFFIGCSTEPDTPTTTESQESSVQTDPLPEVVIEPEEMLPEKGPAAAVEPSSKAPVKTSEMKTDGDVMTLTIPESSEEMQPLGAGMLVSLSEEGELKVNNWETRDAKFSPELEAEYFLLSINRESPGYLTKGHFTQLPEEGSATLKLDKGYSEFLENAPVIVFNPKAATPEFMKQFSGMVPLNDPNKEDSGDADPIEAARTQAQVSQSRNNLKQIGLAFHNYHDLYGCFPPGVLYGPDGKPWHSWRTLLLPFLEQQNLYDTYDITQPWDSETNMKVLDVIVPVYSDPLRGENPDNYTHYISTVGEKGALNGIEFDGTKEGFEKALFEGTKIQNMTDGTSNTLLVASVASEAEIPWTKPQDVFVNPNVPELNSKDGFSTIDINGTERLIALFCDGSVRVFDGYELGKERLAAYVSAGGGEIIQDVPKDKHPVTYLTITADGENSTASFKRVWE
- a CDS encoding DUF1559 family PulG-like putative transporter; amino-acid sequence: MPSFFVRLGLLVLVMSVVGCSSTEEDLGDSPAARPKVTTSEQVDSGLLRIPQQEMGAIGDGKVGAISEEGEVVLSSWDSHSSEINRESNYFIMFRQRQGDEGYLTTGKFIQLPDEGDVKIKLNQGLDKLTTDHVLLAFRPDNVSNEFVEQFRATIPLSDPTPSDEPVSDQTLDEARIEAVLMQSKKNLRDIAIAMHTYSNEHGCFPPGVIYGPDGKPWHSWRTLLLPYLNQQTVYDLYDVTQPWDSPANQGISEINMIIYSDPLYGKNPDRYAHYGVGIGDETLMRGVEYDGTRDGFETALKQGVSLADVIDGTTNTLMAASISPADQIKWSEPRDVFIYQNVPEIDSKDGFAAPYQSNGQPSVLVGMSDGSVQTISKTTLTPDFLKSLLTINGKEVITSPTASSENKRPQVIIKLNSAGEESTAEFVLE